CCAAGCCTTGCCTGTCGCCACGTACAGGACTCGACTGCCGAACGTCATCGCAAGCTCTTCCGCGTAGCGGCTTTTTCCTGAACGGACACCGCCTGTTACCAGCACCAAGCTCATCGCTGTTCACTTCCTTCCGCATGGACCTCGCGGAGCGCTGCCAGAAGTCTTTCATTTTCCTCTCGTCCACGCACTGCGATTCTCACATCATGCGCCGTCAAACCGGGATACATCGCACAATTGCGGATCAGAACGCCTTTTTTGCCGAGCCGTGCCTGCAATTGTTCGGCTGGCAATCCTTCTGGCGAGCGCAGCAGCAAAAAGTTTGCCTCCGAAGGCCATACATGCCAGCCCAACTCACTACGGATGGAATCAGTCAAATATGCACGTTCTGTTTTGATAAGCCTGCGCGTCTGTTCCTCGTATACCTGCTCCCGCAAGCACAGTTCTCCTGCCAAAAGAGCCAGTGCATTCACACTCCAGCTCACTTGCTTTTGGCGCATTTTCGCAATAACATCCGGATGTGCAATCGCATAGCCCAGGCGCAATCCCGGGATCGCGTACATTTTCGTCATCGAACGCATCAAAATCACACGGGGAAAGTGCTCCAGCTGCGTCGCCAATGTATACTGCCGCTCTTCCTGCACGAAATCGAGGAAAGCCTCATCCACGATGAGCCACGTGTTGGTCTCTTTCGTCCATTCCGCCATTTGGCGCAGCTCATCCGGTTGATACAGGATTCCCGTCGGATTGTTTGGCGACCCGACGAATACGAGATCAGACTGCGTAAAAAGCGTGTACAGCTCTGCAGCATCGGGCTTGTACCCGTTCGCTTCCTTCCCGAAGCAGCCAATGACACGGGCTCCATACTGCTTGGAAAGTTGCGCGTATTCCGAAAAGCAAGGATATACCACACCAACCGTTTGCGGCGAAAGACCGAGAATGGCCAGTGCCATCGCCTCCGCTGCACCATTGGCAGGCAGCAACCATTCCTCTGGCATTTGCAGCCGTTTCGCCAGCGCACGACGAAACACGCGATGTCCAGGGTCTGGGTAATGCGCTACAGCAGATAGCGACGCCAGCAGCATCTCACGAACGCTTGCCGGCATCCCCAGCGGATTTATATTGGCACTGTAATCCAATAACTGCCCGGGCTCTCGACCAAAGCGCTGTGCTGCCGTCAGCAAGTCTCCGCCATGACCGTACGTCTCTATTACACCTGCGCTTGTCAAAACTCTACCCCCAGCACAGCTGGAATCCCTTCATCGTAGTAATGCTTGATTGGCTTCATCTCTGTCACCAAATCTGCGATGTCCAAAATCTCCTGCTTTGCTGCCCGTCCCGTAATCACGAGGTGAATATGACTTGGCCTATTTTGAATCGCTTCCAATACATCGGACAATGGCAACACATCATCAATCGGGAAGCGGTCAATCGCCAATGCATTATTTAGCTCATCCAAAATGACGACATCGTACGCTCCGGAAGAAAGCTTTTCGCTCGCAAACGCCCAAGCTTCTTTCAATGCCTGACGATGCTCCTCCGGTGTCTTCGTCCAGGTGAAGCCGACGCCCATCTGCACAATTTCAATGCCCAATTTATCGAAAATAATCTTTTCTCCGTATGTACGCTCCGGCGACTTGATGAATTGAACCATCAGCACCTTTTTTCCGCGCCCTGTCGCCCGCACAGCCAATCCGACTGCTGCCGTCGTTTTACCTTTGCCGTCTCCTGTGTAAACGAGGGTCAAGCCCCGCTTCTTATCGTTTTTCTCCATCGTGACCACCTCAAAAAGTGACGTATTTTACTCCGCTGTTTTATCCATACTTTCCGAAGCAACAAAACGGTCATGACCGTTTTGTTGACCGCAAGCGGTCGCATCCACTTTTATGAAAAACGTCGAGACGTTTTTCACAAAAAAAAGCGCTCTGTTTCCCCCAGTACGTAAGGAAAAACAAAGCGCG
The window above is part of the Brevibacillus antibioticus genome. Proteins encoded here:
- the cobD gene encoding threonine-phosphate decarboxylase CobD, translated to MTSAGVIETYGHGGDLLTAAQRFGREPGQLLDYSANINPLGMPASVREMLLASLSAVAHYPDPGHRVFRRALAKRLQMPEEWLLPANGAAEAMALAILGLSPQTVGVVYPCFSEYAQLSKQYGARVIGCFGKEANGYKPDAAELYTLFTQSDLVFVGSPNNPTGILYQPDELRQMAEWTKETNTWLIVDEAFLDFVQEERQYTLATQLEHFPRVILMRSMTKMYAIPGLRLGYAIAHPDVIAKMRQKQVSWSVNALALLAGELCLREQVYEEQTRRLIKTERAYLTDSIRSELGWHVWPSEANFLLLRSPEGLPAEQLQARLGKKGVLIRNCAMYPGLTAHDVRIAVRGREENERLLAALREVHAEGSEQR
- the cobO gene encoding cob(I)yrinic acid a,c-diamide adenosyltransferase, producing MEKNDKKRGLTLVYTGDGKGKTTAAVGLAVRATGRGKKVLMVQFIKSPERTYGEKIIFDKLGIEIVQMGVGFTWTKTPEEHRQALKEAWAFASEKLSSGAYDVVILDELNNALAIDRFPIDDVLPLSDVLEAIQNRPSHIHLVITGRAAKQEILDIADLVTEMKPIKHYYDEGIPAVLGVEF